The proteins below are encoded in one region of Candidatus Methanomethylophilaceae archaeon:
- a CDS encoding alpha/beta hydrolase — protein sequence MHYEEEGEGTPVVLITGFSGDTSFFKQLIPDLTPKYRVVVFDNRGAGTTEYGSDTIEPQDFVDDVLALMDYLRIYRAHMLGWSLGGHIAQEFAIQHPERLITLTLVSAYPYRPARSSYFMNGIVDCALRGGDPEYISMMTNAFCFTEDFFSGLESKGKTLRSLKGLDPKGLKDQMHALDGFDTRDRLHTISVPTLSVHGLSDIMVEPKLGDFISDRIPGCITLRIPNTGHIVKPSLYSKEFMEHMASHERSC from the coding sequence ATGCATTACGAAGAAGAGGGAGAAGGGACGCCGGTAGTGCTGATCACAGGCTTTTCCGGGGACACCAGCTTCTTCAAGCAGCTAATCCCGGATCTCACGCCCAAATATCGCGTGGTAGTCTTCGACAACAGGGGCGCAGGGACGACCGAATACGGTTCAGACACCATAGAGCCCCAGGATTTCGTGGACGACGTTCTGGCGCTGATGGATTATCTTCGCATCTACCGCGCCCATATGCTCGGATGGTCTCTCGGAGGGCATATAGCACAGGAATTCGCCATCCAGCATCCGGAGCGCCTCATCACTCTCACTCTCGTCTCTGCCTATCCATATAGGCCGGCGAGATCGAGCTACTTCATGAACGGCATAGTGGACTGCGCTCTGAGGGGCGGAGATCCCGAATACATCAGCATGATGACCAACGCATTCTGCTTCACCGAGGATTTCTTCTCTGGATTGGAATCTAAAGGGAAGACGCTCAGATCGCTGAAAGGTTTGGATCCCAAGGGCCTCAAAGACCAGATGCACGCTCTGGATGGCTTTGACACGCGGGACAGGCTCCATACGATATCCGTACCGACGCTGTCCGTTCACGGCCTCAGCGACATAATGGTGGAGCCGAAGCTCGGCGATTTCATATCGGACAGGATACCGGGATGCATAACTCTGAGGATCCCAAACACCGGCCACATCGTGAAGCCATCGCTTTATTCCAAGGAGTTCATGGAGCACATGGCCTCCCATGAGCGATCGTGCTGA